CCCATGACGCCGTTTTCCAGGCCGCACACGCCGAACACGCAGCCGGTCAGGGTTGCAGGCTCTGATCCGGTGTGCCAGAAAACCACCAGATCGGCCACCGTGTACGCCACCAGGAAAACCGCTTCCAGAACCAGGATCCTGTCCATGGTGCCCATTTTCTTTTTAGGCGGCTTCCGTTCCTGCCGCAGCGTCCGCAGACGCTTCCGCAGGTGCTTATACGCCAGCCGGGCCACGAAATAACCCAGGAGGGCACCGGCAGCCCACGCCGCCGCGGCCACAATGAATATTTTCACAGGTTGCCTCCATTACAGAAAATCGTCTTTTTCCACGCACACGCGGTAAACGTCCAGGATCCGCTCCGTGGTCACTCTGGTTTTGTTGTTCTTGAAATCCTTGTGATCCTTGCAATAGATTTCGTAGGCGTCAATATCGGCCAGGATCTGCTCAAAATGTTCCTGACTGTGCCGGGTGCCGTGTTTTACTTCGTCCCCGAACCGTAGGATCCGGTAACGGCAGTTTATGGCCTCCTGCTCTCCGTCCGCTTTCCTCATGGCCTGCACCTCGGTTTCCAGCCTGTCCACCTTGGCGATCACTTCGCTGTTGATCTTCCGCCCCAGCCAGGCCAGGAACTTGGAAACGGGGTTGATCTTCACCGGGGTAATTTCGATAAACACGGACACCAGCGCCACCACGGTGACGCCGCCAGCCAGCGCCTGGCCTACGCTCACGGTGGACAGCGTTTCAATTAGTTTTTGCACGGATCCACCTCCCCCATGGCGGTATCGTAGTCCCGCCGAACCGCCGCCATTTCCTCCTCATACCGGAGGGCGTCGCGCTGGCCCAGCTGCACCGCCATGGCCTTGGTGATTTCATTCTGGCGGTCAATGATCTGGCAGAGGTCCGCCACCAGCTTCATATAATCCATGGCAGCGTCACCTCCTCGCACCGATCAGCCCGGCGACGTGTTCCAGGTCTGCCATGTCCGCCTCAAAAAAGGCATGGCCCCACAGCCAGAAATCCGCATGATCCGGGTGGCGTAATTTCTGCGCCTCCGGGTCGCTCCACAGGAGATCCCAGCGCATTTGATGGCCGGCGTCTTTCCGCTCCAGCTTGGCCGTGATGGCGCCGATCAGGGCGCCGCGGGCTTTCCCGTTTCCGTCGTCATTTCGTGCAAAATAGCGGTGTGCGCTCTCGCTGGTGACCGCGCACAATGGGCGGCCATTATGTACCAGAAACCCGTCCACAGCGTCCACAGGCGTACCATACCGGAGGTTTACGGGGCCGTTGATACTCACAAACCGCGCTCTTTTTCTTACGATGTAGGCAGTTCCCATTCTTTAGGTCACCGCCTCCCACTGCCACAGGCCAGCGGTTCCGGGTGCCCATACGCACGGTTTCATGTCGGCTTTGCACAGATACACGACGCCGTTATAGGAGTAATACAGGTCGGTTGTGCAGTCCATTCCATACACCCACGGGATCGGATCCTCCTGTGTGCCTGTGTGGGTTTTGTCAATGGGGCGGTACACCGCCAGCATACCCTCACCATGTGGCGGCTGGTGTTCCATTGGCAGAACGCCCTCCGATTGCACGACGCGGTAAAGGGTTCCGCCGTCGTTTATAATCGTATCTTTCGGAACGGTCTTTCCTGCTTCTAAAATCTCCGCCCAGGTTTTGAACAGATCCGGCATTTCCAGCGCCGTTTCGTCCGGCACGTCCGTGGCCGCCTGCACATACATTCGGGCCGCCGCTGACAGTTGCCCGGACAGTTTGGCGTTTTCTGTCGCGCTGACGCTGGCCGCCTGGATCTCCGCGCCTGCGTCCGTTTCTTCCAGCATGACCGTTATTTCTGCCCCCGCCATGTCAGGGCGTCCCAGGAGGTGGTAAACGGTGCCGTTGTGCGCGATCCCCGTGGCCTCCGCCTCCGGGCACAGCACGAAACAGCCGTTTTCCGCCTGCTTGATGTAGTTGGGGGCCTCGGTCATGGCCACGGTTGCCCCGTCTTTTGTGATCTTGAACATGGTTTACACCTCCGTTTTGAAAATCGCATAAAATAGCCGCCGCAGTTTCAGCACCCTGCCGTGATCGTTGAAGTTCTCATAGTAGGAAATCGGTGTTTGCAGCCATTGGGCCACCTGCTCCACCGTCATTTCACCGCTGGCCACACGCACCTGGAAAAGCCGCAGTTTCCGCCGCGCCCGCTTCATGCCGTCCCGGCAGCCGTGGATCTTCACGGCGCCGGTGTTCGTCACCTGAAACTTTGCTTTGCAGAACCGGAACGGTCTGGAGAACGGAACCACCTTTGACTTTCCGGCGTTGACCTGCAGGCCCATGGCCTCCGCATGGCCGATCACGTCCGCCGCGGTCACCTCCGCCGCCTGCTTCGACGGCAGAATGGTGTAATAGTCGTCCATGTAATGGGCAGCGCCATGGATCGAAAGCTGGGCTTTGATCCGGTTGTCCAGGGAGGACGGCAGCGCCACCATTTCCTGCTGGCTTGGCTCCACGCCCAGCGGCATACCCACGCCGCCCGGCACAGCTGCCACCACCAGATCGGCCAACTGCCGCAGGTCCGGGTTTAGGATCATGCCCCGGTGCCGCTCATACAGCAGCGCGTGGGGCGCGTCCGGGAAAAAGTGGTGAAAATCCATCAGGAACAGGGCACCCTCCAGGCCATGCTTGCGGTAATGGTCCCGCAGGTGCTTGGCCAGGCGTCTGTAATGGAAATGCAGGCCGCCGCCTTTCTGGCTGGCTTTGTTGTCGTAGATCATACTGGGCACATACAGCGGCACCAGCACCTTTTTGGTCAGAACCTTATAAACCTGCCGATCCTCAATGTGCGGCGCGTCTATTGGCCGAACCTTGCCCCGTTCTTTCAGGGTGAAATGGGCGGTTTTGCCCGGCTTCCACGTTCCATTTAGGATCTTGCGCCTGCGCTTGGCTGTGCCAGAAAACAGGTGCATTTCAAACCGCTGTGTGCTGGCTTTCCACCTCACGCCGTTGCAGCATTTCCGGCCATAGAAAAACATGGCCCGGTAACTGAAAACTTCCTCAATCGGCCCCAGGGCGTCGCTGTGGGCCTTTCGCTTTGCCTGCCGCCTTGTCTGGCGGCGTCTGTAACGCGCCTCGCGGCGCTGTTCGCTTGTCATAGAAAAGTATTCGCCCTCCGTACAGTTGTGGTGTTGGTGTGCGTCTAAACTGCTTCGATCCAGCGCATGAAACGGGGTTAGCACAATACCCCCGCCATGCAAGCAGCGTCCGCGCGGGATCATCAGCGGGCAGTTTCAGGCTTTCGCCAGGGAAGTATCTTTCCTTTTACATGGGTCCGGTTCACGTTCGTTACTGCATTTGACCCAGTTATGCAAAATCAGGGGGCCAGCGCCCAGGAATTGTTGGCGTTGTTATTGTTGGCGCTGCCGTCGGTGTTGACAAGGCAGAAATTGTTGCTGTTGCCCGAATTGACGGAACGGCACCACACATTGGCCGCCGTCAGAGGGGAAAGCCGCCCTGCCTCCCGGCGCGTTTTCAAAGATACACCCATAAAAATGACTTATTTCCGCTTCCTGTCGCTCTCCAGGATATTCCGCAGCAGGGTGTCCTCCCGGTCTATCAGTTCGCCCAGGCTCTGCGCCATGCGGTCCAGCTTGTCCATGGCCTCCTTGGGTGGGACCGTCTTTCCGCTGGGCGCCGTAAAGCACCCTTGCGGGTTCTGGTACATAACCAGATATGCGTGGGTCAGGCGCACGTCCAGCGCAGAGAGGGAGGCCAGCGCCTCCAGCAAATGCGCCTTGCGCTGGGCTTTGCGCTGTTCGTCCGACGGGTATATTTTGTTGGCCTTTTCGGTGTGGTCCATGACCTCACCGGCCAGCTGCGCGGTGCCCTCTGCAATCAGCCGGGAATAACGGGCGGAAAGCCGCGTCAAAAAGCCCACCGTTTCCACATAAATCTGGTTTGCGGTGTTCACATACTCCGCTTTGCTCACGGTCCGCTTTTCTTTCAGAACTGACATTCTTTCACCTCACGGGTTTTCTTTCTCTGTCCGGGTTTCCCGCCCACTTCCGTGGGCGGGATTTTGCCGGATATGCTGCGGCGATTAGACAAAAAAGCAGGGGGCCAGCGCCCAGGAATAGTAGGCGCCGGTATTGTTGGCGCCGCCGTCGGTGTTGACAAGGCAGAAACTGTTGCTGCTGCCCGAATAGACGGAACGGCACCACACATAGGCCGCCGTGCCGGTGGCGTTGTGCTGATAATGCACCTTGCTGTTTCCGGCCTTGTAATAGTCATACTGGGCCTGGTAATTCTTCTCCGCGCTGTTGGCGTAGGTTCTGATCCCGTGGTATTCAAACTCCGACAGCAGCGGCAGCAGATCCGTGGTGCTGGTGACATAGCTGGCGGTGTCACTTCCGCCGCCGGTGTTGTCGCTGTACTTGGTGGCCGGCTTCATAACCGCCCGGAGATCCGCCGGCAGGGCTGCCAGCAGGGTGTTGGCCGTGGGGCTGGTGGCGCTGGTGCTGTTGCTGCCCAGCACGGTTTTTCTCATGTGGCTGTTATTCCACCCGCCGCTGTTCGTCTGGCTGGTGTTCATGGTAAAGGCGCCGGTGGTGCTGGTGTAGCTGCCGTAATTGCCGTCTACCAGGCCCACCAGGGTGCCGTTGATCTTGCCGATCTGGAAATGGATCCGGTTGCTGCCCTCGCGGCTGGCGTTGTGGTTGAAACCCAGGATAAACACGGAAATGGCCAGATTGGAGATCGTCGTGGCGCCCACCTTGCCGTTGATCGTGATCCCCTTGGCGTCGCCCACGCTCCAGTAATTGGACCCCTTTCCGGCGTCGGACACGGCGCGGATCGTTGCCCAGCTGTTGGAGGCCAGCGTGTTGGAAATGCTGGTGACCGTCACCGGGGTGGTGGTCGTCTTGGTCACGCCGCCCTCGGAATAGCTGACAGTGACCGCCGTGGTGTTGGCTGCCATGGTGGTGGGTCTGCAGGTGTAGCCGGTGACGGTCTTTTTACTGCCGTCCGCCATGGTAGCGGTGACCACCATTCCCGCGCTGTTGAACGTTTCGCCGGTGAAATAGGAGGTTTTCGTGGGTGCGTGGGTCACCGCGATACTGGAAAGGTAGTTGCTCACGGTAATGGCCTGGGTGCAGGTCTTACTCACGCCGCCCTCTGCGTAAGTAATCGTGATCGTTGTATTGGCCAGCCCCAGGGCGCCGGTGGGCGAATAGGTCCAGCCGCTCACCACGCGGGTGGCGTTGTCCGAATATTTGGCGGTAATCACCATTCCGGCGCTGCTGAACTTCTCCCCGTACTTGTAGGCGGTTTTCGTGGGTGCTGTCGTCACGGAAATGCTGGACAGGGTGCGGATCGTGATCGCCTGGGTGCAGGTCTTTGTGACGCCGTTTTCCGTGTAGGAGATCGTCACCGCCGTGTCCGTCTTTGAAAGGGCGCCGCTGGGGGTGTACGTCCAGCCTGTCACGGTCTTTTTGGTGCCGTTGGACATGGTGGCCTCAATCACCATTCCGGTGGCGTCGAAACTCTCACCGATGTAATACGCGGTTTTGTTGGGTGCGGTTTTCACGGAAATGCTGGACATTTCCAGGACCGTGACCGCCTGGGTGGTCGTGACCGTCACGCCCGCCCGCTGGTATTTGATCGTCACCGCCGTGGTGCTGGCTGCCATAACGGTGGGGCTGAACGTGCAGCCGTCGGTTACGTCCTCCGTGGTGCCGTCGGCATAGGTGGCGGTGACCACCAGGCCGGTGGGGTCGAATGTTTCCCCCACGTTGTAGGTGGTTTTCGTGGGTGCGTGGGTGACTGCCACGCTGGAGGTAATCACCAGATCCACGTTGTACTGCATGGCGCCGGTGACCTCCACCACGGCGCTGGCCGTGTGGCCGTTCAGGGTGGCGGTTACCTCCCAGGTGCCGGTGTTCTCCGGCAGGGAGAACTTGGTGGAACCCACGCCGTTCAGGGTGGTTTCTCCGTCCGTGCAAACCACCGCCGCGCCGGCGCAGGTCGTCACGTTGATACTGGCAGACTGGACGCCCAGGGCCTCCTTTA
This genomic window from Pusillibacter faecalis contains:
- a CDS encoding isoaspartyl peptidase; translated protein: MGTAYIVRKRARFVSINGPVNLRYGTPVDAVDGFLVHNGRPLCAVTSESAHRYFARNDDGNGKARGALIGAITAKLERKDAGHQMRWDLLWSDPEAQKLRHPDHADFWLWGHAFFEADMADLEHVAGLIGARR
- a CDS encoding reverse transcriptase domain-containing protein; amino-acid sequence: MTSEQRREARYRRRQTRRQAKRKAHSDALGPIEEVFSYRAMFFYGRKCCNGVRWKASTQRFEMHLFSGTAKRRRKILNGTWKPGKTAHFTLKERGKVRPIDAPHIEDRQVYKVLTKKVLVPLYVPSMIYDNKASQKGGGLHFHYRRLAKHLRDHYRKHGLEGALFLMDFHHFFPDAPHALLYERHRGMILNPDLRQLADLVVAAVPGGVGMPLGVEPSQQEMVALPSSLDNRIKAQLSIHGAAHYMDDYYTILPSKQAAEVTAADVIGHAEAMGLQVNAGKSKVVPFSRPFRFCKAKFQVTNTGAVKIHGCRDGMKRARRKLRLFQVRVASGEMTVEQVAQWLQTPISYYENFNDHGRVLKLRRLFYAIFKTEV
- a CDS encoding bacterial Ig-like domain-containing protein encodes the protein MFQAPKLTDAGKNLYYRNMAGEGIKFTTIQLGNGTISGPISAMTALVSAVVTIDAAVKNNAEQYADVSGHFSNAELEEGFYWREIGVFAADPDYPNDHSHDILYCYQNAYDTADFIPVASVETVEKNITVPIIVGDASTVSCTLSSSQVLVSEADLEAHDKDANAHNALFEKINKELEKKQDTITAKGILKGDQDAKGNPTVTKATPGVDYQQPTQVLTESNAMALTDTVPFFSGADGQNRKVTLKKLKEALGVQSASINVTTCAGAAVVCTDGETTLNGVGSTKFSLPENTGTWEVTATLNGHTASAVVEVTGAMQYNVDLVITSSVAVTHAPTKTTYNVGETFDPTGLVVTATYADGTTEDVTDGCTFSPTVMAASTTAVTIKYQRAGVTVTTTQAVTVLEMSSISVKTAPNKTAYYIGESFDATGMVIEATMSNGTKKTVTGWTYTPSGALSKTDTAVTISYTENGVTKTCTQAITIRTLSSISVTTAPTKTAYKYGEKFSSAGMVITAKYSDNATRVVSGWTYSPTGALGLANTTITITYAEGGVSKTCTQAITVSNYLSSIAVTHAPTKTSYFTGETFNSAGMVVTATMADGSKKTVTGYTCRPTTMAANTTAVTVSYSEGGVTKTTTTPVTVTSISNTLASNSWATIRAVSDAGKGSNYWSVGDAKGITINGKVGATTISNLAISVFILGFNHNASREGSNRIHFQIGKINGTLVGLVDGNYGSYTSTTGAFTMNTSQTNSGGWNNSHMRKTVLGSNSTSATSPTANTLLAALPADLRAVMKPATKYSDNTGGGSDTASYVTSTTDLLPLLSEFEYHGIRTYANSAEKNYQAQYDYYKAGNSKVHYQHNATGTAAYVWCRSVYSGSSNSFCLVNTDGGANNTGAYYSWALAPCFFV